From the Rhizomicrobium palustre genome, the window ACCTCCTCGCGGCCCGCGCGGCGCACACTCGAGCCCCTCGCCGCAAGCCAGCCGAGAAAGTCCGACAGGTCACGGCGATAGGCGGCGAGCGTGTTTTCAGCCGCGCCACGCTCCGCGCTCATCATGTCGAGAAAGGACTCGACCAGAGCCGCACTCATGGCGTTGCGGCCGCGACCGTGCTCACAGGCGCGTAAGAGGCCATCGCTTCAATCGCCAAAGCGCGCGCAGCTTGCGTCTCATTCATGCTCGAGAGCAATCGCACGAAGGTAATGGTCGCATCCGGCGCCATGTCCTTCAGACCGATCGACTGCACCAGCCCTGTGAGCGTGAGGATCGCCTCGCCACGCCGTTCAGGAACGCCGGCAGCATCTTCCAACTGCCGCATGACGTCTGCAGAGGGCCGCTTACCGTCCCAATTCTGCGACGCGATTTGCGCCACCGCACCTTGCGCCTGCGGCGAGAGCGCGACGCCCAGCGCATCAGAGAGCCCCACCAACAGCGCTTTATAGCTGCGATCAGGATCGGCGGCGGGCGGGTTCTGGCCCAAGCTCAAAGCGAAAGTGGAAAGATCGGCCCGCGCCGACGCGAGCCTTGTGCCATCCTGCGAGGCCAAAGCGATCACGGCTTTCATCACCGCATCGCCTTCGGCCCATTTGCTCGCGGCCTCATAGCGTTTGGCCAGCACCAGCGCGCCCGCAAAGGCACGCCCATCCGGCTGCACCGGCAGCTTGGCGATCATATCGGCTTGAAGATTCGCGGTCAGCGGCAGAAGGCCAGCCTTGCTGCCCAAACTCAGCGCTTGCGCCAGAAGCCGCACTTTGTCGGCGGGTTGAGGCTGCACGGCGGCGGCACGGCGCAGCACCACTTGGCCCATGAAATAGGGCAAGCCCGGCGCTTCACCCGCAGCGTCCGCCACCCGGTTCAAGGGCAAATTCTGGGCATCGGCGATGGCACGCAACTCATTGGCCGAGAGCGCACCGCTTTTCACTGCGCGCTCGGCGGCTTCAAATTTGGCGCGCGGCGAAGCTTTGGGATCCTTCAGCACCAGCAAATTCGCAACCGTGCCAAGCTTGCGCGCGACCGCTTCGGTCACCGGCAGGCTGGATTGCTGCAGCAGGAAGATATGCACCGCGCTCGGCTTGGCGATGGCACCCGGCGGCAGCGGCTTCTTGGAGACCAAGCCATCGACCAGCGTATCGAAAGCGGGATCTTTATAGCCCTGCGCGTTGAGGATATCGCGCGTCAGCCCCGCCGTGGCGTTATCTCCCGAGATGGCCGCGCAATAAAGCCGGAGCTGCAACCAGAAAACATCGCCCGCCGCGTTGCGCGTCGCCGTCAATGGCCCGCACGCATCCTGGCCGCGATTGGCGTAAAGGATCGCCTTGGCCTGCGCGCGCGCGAAATCATCATCATTGGGCACAGAGGTTTGCGCCGCAAGCGCACCCGCCTCCATCACGAAACCGGCTTCCAAGAGACGTTCCAGGCGCACCGTCTGAAAGGCACGCTTGGATTGGCCGGGCGGCACCGCAGCCTTGGTCAGGATCACGCGGCGATTCAAGTCGCGCAGCACCGGGTCCATCAGCGGCGCGTCAGAAATCAGATCCACCACGCGCTGGCGGTCCGAGCCGCTCCAGATGCGATCCGAGAAACCGCCCGTCGTGGCATCCAGGGTTCCGGCGGGCGGGCCTTCCGGCGTGCCCAGGCTCGACACGGCCACCGGCGCGGGTTGGGGAATAATCGGTCCTCGCGTCGTGGGAGGCTGCGCGGCTCCAGGCGCGGGCGAGGTCTGTACCTCTGCGGGGTGTCCCAGGCGGCGGGGCGCGCCAGCGCTATCCGGCGCGGCCCCTTCATCCTCTGCCGGACGGGCGGCATGCTTGGCGTCCGGCGGGTCTTCGGTCGCTTGGGGCGGATAGTCCTCTGGCTCCAAGACCGGCGGCTTATCGCTGATCCATTGCGCGGCCGCAGGCGCCAAAAGCGCCAATCCGGCACTGAGAAGAAGGCTAACGCGCAAACCTGTCATTGGGAATTACCTGCTCCACGTCCTGCTGCACCGGATGGACCTGACCGCCATAAATCGTAAGCGCGACAACACCTACGAGCACAACCACAAGCACCACCCCCAAAACCCAAACACCCCAGCTAGGCCCTTCGGACCTGCCATAAGAACGCATACCGCACCTCACAGAAATTATGCTTCAATTACGTGGGCTTGCGTCCAATCATACAAGTCTCTTCTAGCGATAAAAGCAAAACCCCTGTAATGCGGAAGGACCATGGGGCAGTTGACGCGCACGATAGCATTGGTTGGCATGATGGGAGCTGGAAAAAGTTCCATCGGGCGGCGCTTGGCCGCGCGAATGGGCGTTGGCTTCCATGATGCTGATCATGCCATTGAGGCCGCCGCTGGCCGCCCTATCTCCGCGATCTTTGCCGAATATGGCGAATCCGCCTTCCGTGATTGCGAGCGCAAGGTTATTGCGCGCCTGCTCGATAGGGAGCCGCATATTCTGGCCACCGGCGGCGGCGCCTTCATGTCGGAAGCGACCCGCGCCCGCTTGGCCGAGAAGTCCGTGACGGTCTGGCTGCGCGCGCCGCTTGATATTCTCTTCGCCCGTGTCAAACGCAAAGGCGACCGTCCGCTGCTGAAGACTCCAAATCCTCGCGAGACGCTCGAAAAACTCTTGTGCGAGCGTGAGCCGACCTATGCCCTCGCCGATCTCATTATCGATAGCGAGGACGCGCCCCACGCCGAAGCAGTCGAAAAGCTGATGACTGTGCTTACAGAAAAGGGAATTTGGCAGCCATGACGGTGCATATCCCGGTTTCCCTCGGAACCCGTAGCTACGGCATCCATGTCGGCCCCGGCCTGATTAGCGAGGCTGGAAAGCTGCTGAAGCCCTTCGCGAAGGGACCGGTTCCTATTGTGACCGACAGCAATGTCGCCTTCCTGCATCTGGACCGCTTCATCGGTGTCTTGCAGGATGAAGGCATCGAGGTGCATCCCATCGTGCTCGATGCGGGCGAGGGCACCAAAAGCTTTGCCTGGCTGGAAAAGCTTATCGGCCAGCTTCTGGCGGCAGGTGTGGATCGCGGCGGCTTGATCGTGGCGCTTGGCGGCGGCGTGATTGGTGACCTCACTGGCTTTGCCGCCGGTATCTTGAAGCGCGGCATCGCTTTTGCGCAGATTCCGACAACGCTTTTGAGCCAGGTGGATTCCTCTGTAGGCGGCAAGACCGCGATCAATGTGCCGGAAGGCAAGAATCTCGTCGGTGTGTTTCATCAGCCGAGCATCGTGATTGCCGATACCGATGTCTTGGGCACCCTGCCCCGTCGCGAGCTTCTGGCGGGCTATGCCGAAGTGGTCAAAACCGCAGCCCTTGGCAATGCGGACTATTTTTCCTGGCTGGAGAAGAACGCGGTGCAGGCGCTCAACGGCGAGCCTGAGGCCATCGTTCGCGCCGTCGCGGAAGCCTGCAAAATGAAAGCAGGCATCGTTGCGCGCGATGAACGCGAATCCGGCGAGCGGGCGCTGCTCAACCTTGGCCATACCTTTGGCCATGCGCTCGAAACCGCGACCGGCTTTTCCGGCCGCCTTTTGCATGGCGAAGGTGTGTCTATCGGCATGGCGCTGGCGTTCCAGCTTTCGGTCAAGCTGGGCCTTTGCCCCGCCGCCGATTGCGAACGCCTGATCGCGCATTTGAAGATGGTGGGCATGCCGAGCGCGATCTCCGACATTCCTGGCGAGCGGCCCTCACCCGAGGTGCTGATCGCGGCCATGGCGCACGATAAAAAGGTCAAGGATGGCAAGCTTATTTTCGTGCTGGCCCGCCGTATCGGCGAAACCTTCGTCACCGGCGATGTGCCTGTAGACGCGGTACGTGAGGTTTTGGAAGTTTAGCCTCCCCCTGGCGAGTCTATCAGGTATTATGGCCTCTCACCCGAGGATGCCATGGATACCGTTCTGATCGTCACTATATTCGCCATCGCCGGACTGCTGGCAGTTTCGGCCTTCTTTTCCGGCTCGGAAACGGCGCTGACCGCTGTCTCACCCGGCAAGATGCACCAGATGGAAAAGGACGGCTCGCGCTCCGCCGCCCTGATCAATCGGCTAGTCTCCGATAAAGAACGGCTGATCGGCGCCATGCTGCTCGGCAATACCTTCGTCAATATTCTGGTGTCCTCGCTTGCTACGGCGGTGCTGGAAGACCGCTTGGGCACCCACGCAGTCGTGATCGTCACCGCGATCATGACGGTTGCCGTCTTGATCTTCGCTGAAGTCCTGCCCAAGACGCTTGCCATCGCGCGCACCACTGAAGTCGCCCTTGCGCTTGCCCGCCCGATCACGGTGGTTGTCGCCGTGCTTGGCCCCGTCGTGGGCACTGTACAGCGCCTCGTCTGGGCGCTTCTCAAACTCTTCGGCATCAGCGGTGAGAACAAAGGCATCGTCGCCGACGAGGTGCATGACGAAATCCGCGGCACCGTTTATCTGCGCCACAAGGAAGGCGCGGTGGAGCGCGAAAGCCGCGACATGATCACCGGCGTGCTCGATCTACGCGAGCTGACGGTCGGCGATGTCATGACCCATCGCAAAAAGATGGTCTCCATCGATATCGGCCAGGAGACCGATGAAATCGTGCGTCAGGTTTTGGCCTCGCGCCGCTCGCGCGTTCCGGTGTGGCGCGATGAACCGGACAACATCATCGGCGTTTTGCGCACCAAGGACCTGATCCGCGCCGCCATGGGCAATCCCGAAGCCTTCAAGGGCCTGGATATGAACACGCTGGTGACCCAGCCCTGGTTCGTACCGGAAACCATGGGGGTGGAAGAGCTCTTGGATGCCTTCCGCCATCGCCGTTCGCATTTTGCCATGGTGGTGGATGAATACGGGGAGATCATGGGCCTCGTCACCCGCGAAGACATTCTCGATGAAGTCTTCGGCCGCATCCCGGATGAAAACCAGCCGCGCCCGGCGCTGGGCCTGCGTCCGCAAGCCGATGGCACCTTCCTGGTCGATGGCACCACCCCGATCCGCGATCTCAACCGTGCCATGGATTGGAGCCTGCCGGATGAGGAATACACTACCCTCGCGGGTCTTGTGATCCACGAAGCGCGCACCATCCCGGAAGTGGGCCAGCGCTTCTCCTTCTATGGCTTCAAATTCGAAGTCATGCGCCGCCAGCGAAACCAGATCACCGTCTTGCGCGTCACCGCCCCCGAAAACGCCGAAGGCGTCGCTGCGACGAATGCCTCGGGGTGATGTTTCCGCGCCCCTATTCGCCTGGGGCCTTGGTTTCGAGCTGAAGCGCGTGGATCTGCGTATTCAGCTCCTCCGCCAAGACAGCATATACCTTGCGCTGGCGCTCCACCCGGCCCATACCGGCGAAAGCTTGCGAGACGATCCGCACGATAAAGTGGGTTTCGCCGCCGTGGCGGTGCCCGTGATGGCCCTCATGGCGGGCACTATCATCGGTCACGGTGAGTTCCACAGGGGAAAAGGCCGCGTTCAACTTGGCGGTGATTGTATCAGTCATAGCCATGGAATAGCCCTGACGCGACGAAATCCTCCTGTCAAGCGCTTCGTTTTCTTGTTTTTTCCCCTCTCAACCCCATAATCACTCTCATGGCGAAATCGGAATCTCCTACGCGTTCACGGTTTGCTGACGCCATCCGGATCAAAAAACCGTCGGCTCGGCAGACCACCAAAAAGACCACGCGTCCCTGCAGCATCAAAGGCTGCGAGGGTGATGCGACCTGCCGTGTCCCCAAGTCACGGGATTTGTCTTCTTATGTCTGGGTTTGTCAGGCTCATGCCCGCGAACACAATGAGAAGTGGGATTATTTCAAGGGCATGAGCGAGGAAGACGTCGCGCGCTTCCAGGAGGAGGCCCTGACCGGCCACCGCCCGACATGGCAGCTCGGAAAGCGCGCCGCCGGGGTGAAAACCGCGGATGGGACCAGTGGCAGCTACCGCATTGAGGATGGGTTTGCCGTCTTCGGCGATGCCGAGCCGGAAAAAAGCCGCCGCCCGGAACGCGCACTGACCGGCCTGCAGCGCCAGGCCTTGGACACGCTGGGCCTCGAGCCAACGGCAACCTTGAACGAGATCAAGGCCAAGTATAAGGAACTTGTGAAGCGTTTCCACCCTGACGCGAATGGCGGCGACCGGGGCACGGAAGAACGCCTGAAACAGGTGATCAAGGCCTATAGCCATTTGCGCAGTTCTGGCCTTGTAAGCTGAGAGAGGGCGCCTCTCCACCTCCCCCGCGGCGCGGATCAATGAACACCGGAAAAAGCATCATGACCACTGAGACTGAGGGTCTCGACCCAGCCTTGACGCCCGATACCAAGCTCGATGTGAAATCCACCTTCGGGATTGAGGCGAATATCAAGGTCCCGGCCTTTTCCAAGCCGAACGCCTATGTGCCCGATCTCGATCCGGCCTATCGCTTCGACCGCGACACCACGCTGGCGATTCTGGCGGGATTTGCCCATAACCGCCGCGTCATGATCCAGGGCTACCACGGCACTGGCAAATCCACCCACATTGAGCAGGTCGCGGCGCGCCTCAATTGGCCTTGCATCCGCATCAACCTAGACAGCCATATCAGCCGCATCGATCTCGTCGGTAAGGACGCGATTGTGTTGAAAGATGGCTTGCAGATCACTGAATTCCGCGAAGGCATTCTGCCTTGGGCCTTGCAGCATCCCGTTGCCCTGGTGTTCGACGAATATGACGCCGGCCGCCCCGATGTGATGTTCGTGATCCAGCGCATCCTGGAAGTCTCGGGCAAGCTGACCCTGCTCGACCAGAACCGCGTCATCCGCCCGCACGCCGCCTTCCGCCTCTTCTCCACCACCAACACCATTGGTCTTGGCGATACCACCGGGCTTTATCACGGCACCCAGCAGATCAATCAGGGCCAGATGGACCGCTGGTCGATTGTTTCGACCCTCAACTATCTGCCGCATGAGGCCGAGGTCGAGATCGTCAGCGCCAAGGTGCCTGCCTATCAGTCGGGAGAGAAGAAAAAGAAGATCGCCGCCATGGTGCGTGTCGCCGATATGACCCGCAATGCCTTCATCAATGGCGATCTTTCCACCGTGATGAGCCCCAGAACGGTCATCACCTGGGCAGAGAATGCGGAAATCTTCGGCGATATCGGTTTCGCTTTCCGCGTCACCTTCCTGAACAAGTGCGACGAACTCGAACGCCCCACGGTGGCTGAATTCTATCAGCGCGCCTTCGGCGAAGAGCTGCCCGAAAGCGCCGCCAAGGTGCTGGTGGCCTAACATCGTGAGCAATTCCCCGCCGCCTTCTTCCAGCGATGAT encodes:
- the cobS gene encoding cobaltochelatase subunit CobS, producing the protein MMTTETEGLDPALTPDTKLDVKSTFGIEANIKVPAFSKPNAYVPDLDPAYRFDRDTTLAILAGFAHNRRVMIQGYHGTGKSTHIEQVAARLNWPCIRINLDSHISRIDLVGKDAIVLKDGLQITEFREGILPWALQHPVALVFDEYDAGRPDVMFVIQRILEVSGKLTLLDQNRVIRPHAAFRLFSTTNTIGLGDTTGLYHGTQQINQGQMDRWSIVSTLNYLPHEAEVEIVSAKVPAYQSGEKKKKIAAMVRVADMTRNAFINGDLSTVMSPRTVITWAENAEIFGDIGFAFRVTFLNKCDELERPTVAEFYQRAFGEELPESAAKVLVA
- a CDS encoding J domain-containing protein, which produces MSEEDVARFQEEALTGHRPTWQLGKRAAGVKTADGTSGSYRIEDGFAVFGDAEPEKSRRPERALTGLQRQALDTLGLEPTATLNEIKAKYKELVKRFHPDANGGDRGTEERLKQVIKAYSHLRSSGLVS
- the aroB gene encoding 3-dehydroquinate synthase, with the translated sequence MTVHIPVSLGTRSYGIHVGPGLISEAGKLLKPFAKGPVPIVTDSNVAFLHLDRFIGVLQDEGIEVHPIVLDAGEGTKSFAWLEKLIGQLLAAGVDRGGLIVALGGGVIGDLTGFAAGILKRGIAFAQIPTTLLSQVDSSVGGKTAINVPEGKNLVGVFHQPSIVIADTDVLGTLPRRELLAGYAEVVKTAALGNADYFSWLEKNAVQALNGEPEAIVRAVAEACKMKAGIVARDERESGERALLNLGHTFGHALETATGFSGRLLHGEGVSIGMALAFQLSVKLGLCPAADCERLIAHLKMVGMPSAISDIPGERPSPEVLIAAMAHDKKVKDGKLIFVLARRIGETFVTGDVPVDAVREVLEV
- a CDS encoding shikimate kinase, encoding MGQLTRTIALVGMMGAGKSSIGRRLAARMGVGFHDADHAIEAAAGRPISAIFAEYGESAFRDCERKVIARLLDREPHILATGGGAFMSEATRARLAEKSVTVWLRAPLDILFARVKRKGDRPLLKTPNPRETLEKLLCEREPTYALADLIIDSEDAPHAEAVEKLMTVLTEKGIWQP
- a CDS encoding HlyC/CorC family transporter, translating into MDTVLIVTIFAIAGLLAVSAFFSGSETALTAVSPGKMHQMEKDGSRSAALINRLVSDKERLIGAMLLGNTFVNILVSSLATAVLEDRLGTHAVVIVTAIMTVAVLIFAEVLPKTLAIARTTEVALALARPITVVVAVLGPVVGTVQRLVWALLKLFGISGENKGIVADEVHDEIRGTVYLRHKEGAVERESRDMITGVLDLRELTVGDVMTHRKKMVSIDIGQETDEIVRQVLASRRSRVPVWRDEPDNIIGVLRTKDLIRAAMGNPEAFKGLDMNTLVTQPWFVPETMGVEELLDAFRHRRSHFAMVVDEYGEIMGLVTREDILDEVFGRIPDENQPRPALGLRPQADGTFLVDGTTPIRDLNRAMDWSLPDEEYTTLAGLVIHEARTIPEVGQRFSFYGFKFEVMRRQRNQITVLRVTAPENAEGVAATNASG
- a CDS encoding BolA family protein, giving the protein MAMTDTITAKLNAAFSPVELTVTDDSARHEGHHGHRHGGETHFIVRIVSQAFAGMGRVERQRKVYAVLAEELNTQIHALQLETKAPGE